A part of Rhopalosiphum maidis isolate BTI-1 chromosome 3, ASM367621v3, whole genome shotgun sequence genomic DNA contains:
- the LOC113558746 gene encoding mediator of RNA polymerase II transcription subunit 15-like, with the protein MIFTTVKSYKIVQYHREMTSGLMRAGYNGGVDVDTVMTKKKISGGHYHNCVPSLLQVTAAVAAILLVSCSCAASAEPVAPVQVAAAVATATGTGESQARPIEKPADAVDPSPEAVTFSQPPPQSQETATESVESRSSATTQTAVTENGDRQNKLQLNDNNVQQDEKHRQQQQQLLLAPLLMPSAQMSAVWPSQPSSLQQPMAVDSISVMPSLSSLVGRERTVVEIVPVPSASEQHIVDSHLRQPQPEYKYIGSLQPESELLQPEQELRQPKPNEQQPPSELGSEQLQQPSSIQQVQQQASAPDQQLHLSYLYNNNVFGNKNNDDDDQLQQQYSYHYYYQQNLAQQQQQQQQQQQQQQQQQQQQQQQQQQQQQQQQQQQQHLQLQQQQLNNNVPIVYSPLPAQYGGGQFYYHNNFAGKYPPQQQLPNYYYRARDGGRPTSRRNSRTQSPSAYDVINNNGGGSFYAHHQPQHQQQKQPSPDYGGESDNVIGIKYDQDPTVGAAGKQHQPVPPFRPSHPVWASQYPVPWTYYVKSSMVQPGRPAPFYAQHNSNYYGGGRKSRYVLQQSSGAVSNRVGGGGYSPAKPPRTKVVYIEYGGFKPKMVPSVQITAAEDHDGNRRQLTVVDGGEDGAQDVGHRDSPVAAATPAAAADATTAVSGAATATSTTTTTAAVAATVANITTSTTTAATVPNATTAASTPRQLQQQQQQQQQSVPERQTPAAGVVVVVV; encoded by the exons ATGATCTTTACGACTGTAAAATCTTACAAGATAGTACAATATCATCGTGAAATGACTTCCGGTTTGATGCGTGCAGGCTACAACGGCGGAGTCGACGTCGATACGGTAATGACGAAG aaaaaaatcagTGGCGGTCATTATCACAACTGCGTGCCATCGTTATTGCAAGTGACTGCTGCAGTGGCGGCGATACTGTTGGTGAGCTGCAGCTGTGCAGCAAGCGCGGAACCCGTAGCTCCCGTCCAAGTGGCCGCCGCTGTGGCCACGGCCACCGGAACCGGCGAAAGTCAAGCGCGACCGATAGAAAAGCCTGCCGACGCCGTTGATCCGTCACCCGAAGCGGTGACGTTCTCACAGCCGCCACCACAGTCGCAAGAGACCGCCACCGAGTCGGTGGAATCGCGATCGTCCGCGACCACCCAGACCGCGGTGACGGAAAACGGCGATCGCCAAAACAAG CTCCAgttgaatgataataatgttcaACAAGACGAAAAGCATCgacaacagcaacaacaactGCTGTTGGCCCCGTTGTTGATGCCCTCTGCGCAAATGTCCGCAGTGTGGCCTTCGCAACCGTCGTCCCTGCAGCAGCCGATGGCCGTCGACAGTATTTCGGTGATGCCTTCGCTGTCGTCTCTCGTCGGACGAGAACGTACAGTGGTCGAAATCGTGCCCGTGCCCAGCGCGTCAGAACAACACATCGTCGATTCGCACTTGCGTCAGCCTCAACCTGAGTACAAGTATATCGGAAGTCTGCAACCGGAATCGGAACTACTACAACCCGAACAGGAGCTAAGGCAACCCAAACCTAACGAGCAACAACCGCCGTCCGAACTCGGCTCGGAACAGCTGCAGCAACCGTCATCGATCCAACAGGTACAACAGCAGGCCTCGGCCCCCGATCAACAACTTCACCTTTCGTACTTGTATAACAACAATGTCTTCGGCAATAAAAACAACGATGACGACGATCAATTGCAGCAGCAATATTCGTATCATTACTACTATCAACAGAACCTTGcgcaacagcaacagcagcagcagcagcagcaa cagcagcaacaacaacaacaacaacaacaacaacaacaacaacaacaacaacaacaacaacaacagcaacaacagcaACATCTACAACTACAGCAACAGCAGCTCAACAACAACGTGCCGATCGTGTACTCGCCGCTACCCGCGCAATACGGCGGTGGCCAGTTCTACTATCACAACAATTTCGCCGGCAAGTATCCGCCACAACAACAGCTGCCAAACTACTATTACCGCGCCAGGGACGGCGGTAGACCGACTTCGCGGCGCAACAGCAGGACGCAATCGCCGTCCGCGTACGACGTCATCAACAACAACGGCGGAGGTAGTTTCTACGCTCACCACCAGCCGCAGCatcaacaacaaaaacaaccGTCGCCGGACTACGGCGGCGAAAGCGACAACGTGATCGGGATCAAATACGACCAAGATCCGACGGTCGGCGCCGCGGGCAAGCAGCACCAACCGGTGCCGCCGTTCCGGCCCAGCCATCCGGTGTGGGCGTCCCAATATCCGGTGCCGTGGACGTACTACGTCAAGTCGTCGATGGTGCAACCCGGGCGGCCGGCGCCGTTCTACGCGCAACACAACAGCAACTACTACGGCGGCGGCCGGAAGTCGCGGTACGTGTTGCAGCAGTCGTCCGGCGCTGTGTCCAACAGAGTCGGCGGCGGTGGGTATTCGCCGGCCAAGCCGCCGCGCACAAAGGTCGTTTACATCGAGTACGGCGGATTCAAGCCGAAAATGGTGCCGTCCGTGCAGATCACGGCTGCCGAGGACCACGACGGCAACCGCCGTCAGTTGACGGTCGTCGACGGCGGCGAAGACGGCGCGCAAGACGTCGGACACCGCGACAGTCCCGTGGCCGCGGCCACCCCGGCCGCCGCCGCGGACGCTACCACCGCCGTCTCCGGGGCCGCAACCGCGacgtcgacgacgacgacgacggcggcggtggctGCAACGGTGGCGAACATCACGACCTCGACGACAACTGCGGCGACCGTACCGAACGCGACCACGGCCGCATCGACACCGCGACAActgcaacaacaacaacaacaacaacaacaatcgGTGCCGGAAAGACAAACGCCCGCCGCCGGTGTCGTCGTAGTAGTCGTCTGA